A single genomic interval of Odontesthes bonariensis isolate fOdoBon6 chromosome 3, fOdoBon6.hap1, whole genome shotgun sequence harbors:
- the oxtrb gene encoding LOW QUALITY PROTEIN: oxytocin receptor b (The sequence of the model RefSeq protein was modified relative to this genomic sequence to represent the inferred CDS: deleted 1 base in 1 codon), producing the protein MEDLLRELDSWSQNVSWSNSSRGNESHLGNITVNPLKRNEEVAKVEVTVLVLVLLLALTGNLCVLWAIHTTKHSQSRMYYFMKHLSIADLVVAIFQVLPQLIWDITFRFYGPDFLCRVVKYLQVVGMFASTYMLVLMSIDRCLAICQPLRSVNRGKDRFWVIASWMLSLVFSTPQAYIFSLKEVGNGVYDCWGEFVQPWGAKAYITWMSLSIYILPVAILSICYGLICFKIWENINTKTNRGNVLSPTPRPSKGAYPLSRVSSVRLISKAKIRTVKMTFVVVLAYIVCWTPFFFVQMWSAWDPAAPREDMAFIIAMLLASLNSCCNPWIYMFFAGHLFHDLMQCFFCCCRQYLKDSSYSCDQQSRHKSSSSTYVIKNAAVRGASHTHPAQGGQYTKKPAENHPSFLELNYPAIMRALILGI; encoded by the exons ATGGAGGATCTTTTACGCGAGCTGGACTCTTGGTCTCAGAATGTTTCATGGAGCAACTCAAGTCGTGGAAATGAAAGTCATTTGGGAAACATCACAGTGAACCCTTTAAAACGAAATGAAGAAGTGGCCAAAGTGGAAGTTACTGTTCTGGTCCTGGTGCTGCTGCTCGCTCTGACGGGCAACCTGTGCGTCCTGTGGGCGATTCACACCACCAAGCACAGTCAGTCCCGGATGTATTACTTCATGAAACACCTGAGCATCGCGGACCTTGTTGTTGCAATCTTTCAGGTCTTACCGCAGCTCATTTGGGATATCACCTTTCGCTTCTATGGACCCGATTTCCTGTGCAGAGTGGTCAAATACCTTCAGGTGGTGGGGATGTTTGCGTCTACATACATGCTTGTCCTGATGTCCATCGATAGATGCTTAGCAATCTGCCAGCCACTTCGTTCCGTTAACAGGGGTAAAGATCGCTTCTGGGTGATTGCGTCTTGGATGCTCAGTCTGGTATTCAGCACCCCACAAGCGTACATCTTTTCTCTTAAGGAGGTGGGGAACGGTGTTTATGATTGCTGGGGGGAATTTGTGCAACCGTGGGGTGCCAAAGCATATATCACATGGATGAGTCTAAGCATTTATATCCTTCCAGTGGCAATATTAAGTATCTGCTATGGCTTGATATGTTTTAAAATATGGGAGAATATCAATACAAAAACCAACAGAGGAAATGTTTTGTCTCCCACTCCAAGGCCGTCCAAAGGCGCTTACCCACTCTCACGTGTGAGCAGCGTGAGGCTCATTTCAAAAGCCAAAATCCGAACAGTGAAAATGACATTTGTAGTGGTCCTTGCTTATATTGTATGCTGGactccttttttctttgtccAGATGTGGTCTGCATGGGATCCTGCTGCACCAAGAGAAG ACATGGCCTTCATCATCGCCATGTTGCTGGCCAGTCTCAACAGCTGCTGCAACCCCTGGATCTACATGTTCTTTGCTGGTCACCTCTTCCATGATCTGATGCAGTGcttcttttgctgctgcagacaGTACCTGAAAGACTCTTCCTACAGCTGTGATCAACAGAGCAGGCACAAGAGCAGTTCCTCCACTTACGTCATCAAAAATGCC GCAGTCAGAggagcctcacacacacatccgGCACAGGGGGGCCAGTACACTAAGAAGCCAGCTGAGAATCATCCAAGCTTCTTGGAGCTGAATTATCCAGCAATCATGCGAGCCCTTATTTTAGGCATTTAA
- the cav4a gene encoding caveolin-2 yields the protein MMKGEDSEEVEIDLGDSSDPEESENGEEPQTLWKAQPSLEEEENIHTSTLVEISDTKPLINVRDPRGINDCLKVTFEDVIAEPVSVRSGDRVWIWSNALFEVSRVWIYRVVTVLLALPISVLSGLIFAILSFFHIWMVGPCIQCVLIGTRWLRSLWSIVLGIIVGPFFRSAGKCCGGFSIHLAKE from the exons ATGATGAAAGGGGAAGATTCAGAGGAAGTGGAAATTGATTTGGGGGACTCCAGCGACCCTGAAGAATCTGAAAATGGGGAGGAACCTCAGACACTGTGGAAAGCTCAGCCTTCTTTGGAAGAAGAGGAAAACATTCACACATCAACACTAGTGGAAATTAGTGACACCAAGCCTCTGATTAATGTCAGAGACCCCCGAGGTATCAATGACTGCCTCAAG GTGACATTCGAGGATGTTATAGCTGAGCCAGTGTCGGTGCGCAGTGGGGATAGAGTGTGGATCTGGAGCAACGCCTTGTTTGAGGTGTCCAGGGTTTGGATTTACAGAGTAGTCACAGTACTCCTGGCCCTTCCCATCTCAGTTCTCTCTGGCTTAATCTTTGCCATCCTCAGCTTCTTCCACATCTG GATGGTCGGACCCTGTATACAGTGTGTCCTCATTGGCACCCGGTGGCTGCGGAGCTTATGGAGCATTGTGTTGGGTATCATCGTAGGTCCTTTCTTCAGAAGTGCTGGGAAATGCTGCGGAGGCTTCAGCATTCACCTGGCCAAAGAATGA